Proteins from a genomic interval of Candidatus Methylomirabilota bacterium:
- a CDS encoding type II toxin-antitoxin system HicB family antitoxin — protein MKPKEQFEYPIHITVDEDGYYAEVPDLPGCSTSGETFEAVMSNTREAIASYLGSLRKHGEPIPTPSRRRVTVKGRLIYTSVRVAA, from the coding sequence ATGAAACCAAAGGAACAATTTGAGTATCCGATTCATATCACGGTTGATGAGGACGGGTATTACGCTGAGGTTCCGGATCTTCCGGGCTGCTCAACGTCAGGGGAAACCTTTGAAGCAGTGATGAGTAATACGAGAGAAGCCATCGCCAGCTACCTCGGGAGTCTGCGTAAACACGGCGAACCAATCCCAACACCGTCCCGGAGACGGGTGACTGTCAAAGGCAGACTGATCTAT
- a CDS encoding type II toxin-antitoxin system HicA family toxin → MSRIEKLIQRITANPRNVRFADARRILEAYNWAVDNTVGSHYTFLKEGKRLVLIRPHGGRNTLHPKDVKKVLEVIETI, encoded by the coding sequence ATGAGTCGAATTGAAAAGCTCATCCAACGGATAACGGCGAACCCTCGTAACGTGCGGTTTGCTGACGCGCGGCGTATACTCGAAGCCTACAATTGGGCTGTAGACAATACGGTTGGATCGCATTATACTTTTTTGAAAGAAGGGAAGCGATTGGTGTTGATAAGACCTCACGGTGGGCGTAATACCTTACACCCGAAAGATGTCAAGAAAGTGTTGGAGGTCATCGAGACAATATGA